Proteins from a genomic interval of Salmo trutta unplaced genomic scaffold, fSalTru1.1, whole genome shotgun sequence:
- the LOC115191195 gene encoding nucleus accumbens-associated protein 1 isoform X1, with protein MAQTLQMAIPNFGNNVLECLNEQRLQGLYCDVSVVVKGHAFKAHRAVLAASSSYFRDLFNAGGKSSVVELPPAVQPQSFQQILAFCYTGRLSMNVGDQFLLMYTAGFLQIQQIMEKGTEFFLKVSSPSCDSQGLHAEETPPSEPQSPVTQTGGAGVVSTAACRPASCLTPLPLVSRVKTEQSGTTPQPTPQTQQQEATSYSVVCSPVAKRLWEGGNRGDGGGGSGGGGSRKAARYSSSSASSNNCNSQDATGRNVVNHNNHNNNSNHNSSSVGTPDGTSPGTLSMYTSDSPLSYHDDEEEEEVTDDSAEEQYRQICNMYTMYSMLNVGATVAGERVESLPEHLTAETRGGRGVRLRQDLASLPAELITQIGNRCHPRLYEEGDPAERLELVTGTSVFISRAQLMNCHVSAGTRHKVLLRRLLASFFDRSTLANSCGTGIRSSTNDPSRKPLDSRVLHAVKFYCQNFAPSFKESEMNAIAADMCTNARRVVRKSWIPKLKLLMAEGDAYSAFLQSDAVKMEADALGAEHGFDPNSLAEEAAAANSDAGPSSGEGLQGVVGGDGSTLF; from the exons ATGGCTCAGACGCTACAGATGGCGATCCCTAACTTTGGCAACAACGTGTTGGAGTGTCTCAATGAGCAGAGGCTCCAGGGGCTCTACTGCGACGTCTCCGTGGTTGTCAAGGGACACGCCTTCAAG GCTCACCGGGCGGTCTTGGCGGCCAGTAGCTCCTACTTCCGGGACCTGTTCAACGCTGGAGGGAAGAGCAGTGTGGTGGAGCTCCCCCCGGCCGTCCAGCCCCAGAGCTTCCAACAGATCCTAGCCTTCTGCTACACAGGCCGCCTCAGCATGAACGTGGGGGACCAGTTCCTCCTCATGTACACCGCAGGCTTCCTGCAGATCCAGCAGATCATGGAGAAGGGCACAGAGTTCTTCCTTAAG GTCTCCTCCCCTAGCTGTGACTCCCAGGGTCTTCACGCAGAAGAGACTCCGCCCTCCGAGCCCCAGAGCCCTGTCACTCAAACCGGAGGGGCTGGGGTGGTTTCCACGGCAGCATGTAGGCCTGCCTCCTGCCTGACACCCCTCCCCCTGGTGTCGAGGGTGAAGACGGAGCAGAGCGGGACTACGCCACAACCCACACCACAGACACAGCAG CAGGAGGCCACGTCCTACTCGGTGGTGTGCAGCCCTGTCGCCAAGCGCCTGTGGGAGGGGGGCAACCGCGGTGACGGGGGAGGGGGGTCGGGAGGAGGGGGGTCCAGGAAAGCCGCCCGCTACTCTTCCTCCTCCGCATCATCAAACAACTGCAACTCCCAAGATGCAACAGGCAGAAACGTTGTTAACCACAATAACCATAACAACAACAGTAACCATAACAGCAGCAGCGTGGGGACGCCGGACGGAACGAGTCCGGGGACGCTGAGCATGTACACCAGCGACTCGCCCCTTAGTTACCACgatgacgaggaggaagaggaagtgacCGACGACAGCGCCGAAGAGCAGTACAGGCAGATCTGTAACATGTACACAATGTACAGTATGCTCAATGTGGGCGCCACAG TAGCGGGTGAGCGTGTGGAGTCCCTACCGGAGCACCTCACGGCAGAGACCCGGGGTGGCAGGGGGGTGAGGCTACGCCAGGACCTGGCTTCGCTACCTGCCGAACTCATCACCCagatag GTAACCGTTGCCACCCGCGGCTGTACGAGGAGGGTGACCCTGCAGAGAGGCTGGAGCTGGTGACGGGTACCTCCGTGTTCATCTCCCGCGCCCAGCTCATGAACTGTCACGTCAGCGCCGGCACGCGGCACAAGGTCCTACTGAGGAGGCTGCTGGCCTCTTTCTTCGACAG GAGTACTCTAGCTAACAGCTGTGGGACGGGGATCCGCTCTTCTACCAACGACCCCAGCCGCAAGCCCCTGGACAGCAGAGTACTGCACGCCGTCAAGT TTTACTGCCAGAACTTTGCGCCGAGCTTCAAGGAGAGCGAGATGAACGCCATCGCGGCTGACATGTGCACTAATGCCCGCCGGGTcgtcaggaagtcctggatcCCGAAGCTCAAGCTCCTCATGGCCGAGGGTGATGCCTACTCCGCTTTCCTCCAATCAGACGCCGTCAAGATGGAGGCCGACGCCCTGGGGGCGGAGCATGGGTTCGACCCCAACTCCCTGGCAGAAGAGGCGGCTGCAGCCAATAGCGATGCGGGACCTTCTTCGGGGGAGGGGTTACAAGGCGTTGTGGGCGGAGACGGCAGCACTTTGTTTTAA
- the LOC115191195 gene encoding nucleus accumbens-associated protein 1 isoform X2, which produces MAQTLQMAIPNFGNNVLECLNEQRLQGLYCDVSVVVKGHAFKAHRAVLAASSSYFRDLFNAGGKSSVVELPPAVQPQSFQQILAFCYTGRLSMNVGDQFLLMYTAGFLQIQQIMEKGTEFFLKVSSPSCDSQGLHAEETPPSEPQSPVTQTGGAGVVSTAACRPASCLTPLPLVSRVKTEQSGTTPQPTPQTQQEATSYSVVCSPVAKRLWEGGNRGDGGGGSGGGGSRKAARYSSSSASSNNCNSQDATGRNVVNHNNHNNNSNHNSSSVGTPDGTSPGTLSMYTSDSPLSYHDDEEEEEVTDDSAEEQYRQICNMYTMYSMLNVGATVAGERVESLPEHLTAETRGGRGVRLRQDLASLPAELITQIGNRCHPRLYEEGDPAERLELVTGTSVFISRAQLMNCHVSAGTRHKVLLRRLLASFFDRSTLANSCGTGIRSSTNDPSRKPLDSRVLHAVKFYCQNFAPSFKESEMNAIAADMCTNARRVVRKSWIPKLKLLMAEGDAYSAFLQSDAVKMEADALGAEHGFDPNSLAEEAAAANSDAGPSSGEGLQGVVGGDGSTLF; this is translated from the exons ATGGCTCAGACGCTACAGATGGCGATCCCTAACTTTGGCAACAACGTGTTGGAGTGTCTCAATGAGCAGAGGCTCCAGGGGCTCTACTGCGACGTCTCCGTGGTTGTCAAGGGACACGCCTTCAAG GCTCACCGGGCGGTCTTGGCGGCCAGTAGCTCCTACTTCCGGGACCTGTTCAACGCTGGAGGGAAGAGCAGTGTGGTGGAGCTCCCCCCGGCCGTCCAGCCCCAGAGCTTCCAACAGATCCTAGCCTTCTGCTACACAGGCCGCCTCAGCATGAACGTGGGGGACCAGTTCCTCCTCATGTACACCGCAGGCTTCCTGCAGATCCAGCAGATCATGGAGAAGGGCACAGAGTTCTTCCTTAAG GTCTCCTCCCCTAGCTGTGACTCCCAGGGTCTTCACGCAGAAGAGACTCCGCCCTCCGAGCCCCAGAGCCCTGTCACTCAAACCGGAGGGGCTGGGGTGGTTTCCACGGCAGCATGTAGGCCTGCCTCCTGCCTGACACCCCTCCCCCTGGTGTCGAGGGTGAAGACGGAGCAGAGCGGGACTACGCCACAACCCACACCACAGACACAGCAG GAGGCCACGTCCTACTCGGTGGTGTGCAGCCCTGTCGCCAAGCGCCTGTGGGAGGGGGGCAACCGCGGTGACGGGGGAGGGGGGTCGGGAGGAGGGGGGTCCAGGAAAGCCGCCCGCTACTCTTCCTCCTCCGCATCATCAAACAACTGCAACTCCCAAGATGCAACAGGCAGAAACGTTGTTAACCACAATAACCATAACAACAACAGTAACCATAACAGCAGCAGCGTGGGGACGCCGGACGGAACGAGTCCGGGGACGCTGAGCATGTACACCAGCGACTCGCCCCTTAGTTACCACgatgacgaggaggaagaggaagtgacCGACGACAGCGCCGAAGAGCAGTACAGGCAGATCTGTAACATGTACACAATGTACAGTATGCTCAATGTGGGCGCCACAG TAGCGGGTGAGCGTGTGGAGTCCCTACCGGAGCACCTCACGGCAGAGACCCGGGGTGGCAGGGGGGTGAGGCTACGCCAGGACCTGGCTTCGCTACCTGCCGAACTCATCACCCagatag GTAACCGTTGCCACCCGCGGCTGTACGAGGAGGGTGACCCTGCAGAGAGGCTGGAGCTGGTGACGGGTACCTCCGTGTTCATCTCCCGCGCCCAGCTCATGAACTGTCACGTCAGCGCCGGCACGCGGCACAAGGTCCTACTGAGGAGGCTGCTGGCCTCTTTCTTCGACAG GAGTACTCTAGCTAACAGCTGTGGGACGGGGATCCGCTCTTCTACCAACGACCCCAGCCGCAAGCCCCTGGACAGCAGAGTACTGCACGCCGTCAAGT TTTACTGCCAGAACTTTGCGCCGAGCTTCAAGGAGAGCGAGATGAACGCCATCGCGGCTGACATGTGCACTAATGCCCGCCGGGTcgtcaggaagtcctggatcCCGAAGCTCAAGCTCCTCATGGCCGAGGGTGATGCCTACTCCGCTTTCCTCCAATCAGACGCCGTCAAGATGGAGGCCGACGCCCTGGGGGCGGAGCATGGGTTCGACCCCAACTCCCTGGCAGAAGAGGCGGCTGCAGCCAATAGCGATGCGGGACCTTCTTCGGGGGAGGGGTTACAAGGCGTTGTGGGCGGAGACGGCAGCACTTTGTTTTAA